A genomic segment from Halorubrum depositum encodes:
- a CDS encoding Rid family detoxifying hydrolase, which produces MKEIVHTDAAPEAVGAYSQATTNGELVFTAGQIPLTPDGDLLDDAPIAEQTERALDNLVAVLDEAGAAPTDVLKTTVFLADIDDFDAMNEAYAGYFDESPPARSAVQAGALPKGVGVEIEAVAVVE; this is translated from the coding sequence ATGAAGGAGATCGTCCACACCGACGCGGCGCCCGAGGCGGTCGGGGCGTACAGCCAGGCGACGACGAACGGCGAGCTCGTGTTCACGGCCGGGCAGATCCCGCTGACGCCCGACGGCGACCTGCTCGACGACGCGCCGATCGCCGAGCAGACGGAGCGTGCGCTCGACAACCTCGTCGCCGTGCTCGACGAGGCCGGCGCGGCGCCGACGGACGTGCTGAAGACGACGGTCTTCCTCGCCGACATCGACGACTTCGACGCGATGAACGAGGCGTACGCGGGCTACTTCGACGAGTCCCCTCCGGCCCGGTCGGCGGTGCAGGCGGGCGCCCTCCCGAAGGGCGTCGGCGTCGAGATCGAGGCGGTGGCCGTCGTCGAGTAG
- the thsB gene encoding thermosome subunit beta: MIIMGEDAQRVKDRDAQEYNISAARGVAESVRSTLGPKGMDKMLVDSMGDVTITNDGVTILQTMDIDNPTAEMIVEVAETQEDEAGDGTTSAVAIAGELLKNAEDLLEQDIHPTAVIKGFNLASEYAREQVDDVATRVDADDTETLKNVAETSMTGKGAELDKETLADLVVRAIQGVTVEADDGSHVVDLANLNIETRTGRAAGESELLSGAVIDKDPVHDDMPTDFESADVLLLNDPIEVEEADVDTSVNVDSPDQLQKFLDQEEKQLREKVDQIVDSGADVVFCQKGIDDLAQHYLAKEGILAVRRTKKSDLSFLKNVLGAPIVTDLDSLTADDLAVGSVERDEEEGLFYVEGEDAHGVTLLLYGTTDHVVDELERGIEDAIDVVAATVSDGRTLPGGGAIEVELASRLRDYADSVSGREQLAVEAFADSLELIPRVLAENAGLDAIDLLVDLRAAHEAGDAHAGLNVFSGEVEDTAEAGVVETAQAKEQAIASAAEAANLVLKIDDIISAGDLSTGGDGDEGGAPAGGMGGMGGMGGAM; this comes from the coding sequence ATGATCATCATGGGCGAGGACGCCCAGCGCGTCAAGGATCGTGACGCACAGGAGTACAACATCTCCGCGGCGCGCGGCGTCGCCGAGTCCGTACGCTCGACGCTCGGACCGAAAGGGATGGACAAGATGCTCGTCGACTCGATGGGCGACGTCACCATCACGAACGACGGCGTCACCATCCTGCAGACGATGGACATCGACAACCCGACCGCCGAGATGATCGTCGAGGTCGCCGAGACCCAGGAGGACGAGGCCGGCGACGGCACGACGAGCGCGGTCGCCATCGCGGGCGAGCTCCTCAAGAACGCCGAGGACCTCCTCGAGCAGGACATCCACCCGACGGCCGTCATCAAGGGATTCAACCTCGCGAGTGAGTACGCCCGCGAGCAGGTCGACGACGTCGCCACGCGGGTCGACGCCGACGACACGGAGACGCTGAAGAACGTCGCCGAGACGTCGATGACCGGCAAGGGCGCCGAGCTCGACAAGGAGACGCTCGCGGACCTCGTCGTCCGCGCGATCCAGGGCGTCACCGTCGAGGCCGACGACGGCTCCCACGTCGTCGACCTCGCGAACCTCAACATCGAGACCCGCACCGGCCGCGCGGCCGGCGAGTCCGAGCTCCTCTCGGGCGCGGTGATCGACAAGGACCCCGTCCACGACGACATGCCGACCGACTTCGAGTCGGCCGACGTCCTCCTCCTCAACGACCCGATCGAGGTCGAGGAGGCCGACGTCGACACCTCCGTCAACGTCGACTCCCCCGACCAGCTCCAGAAGTTCCTCGACCAGGAGGAGAAGCAGCTCCGCGAGAAGGTCGACCAGATCGTCGACAGCGGGGCCGACGTCGTCTTCTGTCAGAAGGGGATCGACGACCTCGCCCAGCACTACCTCGCGAAGGAGGGCATCCTCGCCGTCCGCCGGACGAAGAAGTCCGACCTGAGCTTCCTCAAGAACGTGCTCGGCGCGCCGATCGTCACCGACCTCGACTCGCTCACGGCCGACGACCTCGCGGTCGGCTCGGTCGAGCGCGACGAGGAGGAGGGCCTGTTCTACGTCGAGGGCGAGGACGCCCACGGCGTCACCCTCCTGCTGTACGGCACGACCGACCACGTGGTCGACGAGCTCGAGCGCGGCATCGAGGACGCCATCGACGTGGTCGCGGCGACCGTCTCCGACGGACGCACGCTCCCCGGCGGCGGCGCCATCGAGGTCGAACTCGCCAGCCGGCTCCGGGACTACGCCGACTCCGTCTCCGGCCGCGAGCAGCTCGCCGTCGAGGCGTTCGCCGACTCGCTGGAGCTGATCCCCCGCGTGCTCGCCGAGAACGCCGGGCTCGACGCCATCGACCTGCTCGTCGACCTGCGCGCGGCCCACGAGGCCGGCGACGCGCACGCCGGGCTGAACGTCTTCTCCGGCGAAGTCGAGGACACTGCCGAGGCCGGCGTCGTGGAGACGGCGCAGGCGAAAGAGCAGGCGATCGCCTCCGCCGCCGAGGCCGCGAACCTCGTCCTCAAAATCGACGACATCATCTCCGCGGGCGACCTGTCGACCGGCGGCGACGGCGACGAGGGCGGCGCCCCGGCCGGCGGCATGGGCGGTATGGGCGGTATGGGCGGTGCTATGTGA
- a CDS encoding 50S ribosomal protein L15e: MARSFYSHIKEAWRSPKEGKLAELQWQRKQEWRDEGAIERIERPTRLDKARELGYKAKQGVVVARVSVRKGGSRKQRHKAGRRSKRQGVNRLSRRKSIQRIAEERASRKYRNLRVLNSYWVGEDGSQKWHEVILVDPAHPAIENDDDLGWITSDDHRGRAFRGLTSAGTKGRGQRTRGKGTEKTRPSVTGNDRQGK; this comes from the coding sequence ATGGCACGAAGCTTCTACTCGCACATCAAGGAGGCGTGGCGGTCCCCCAAGGAGGGGAAACTGGCGGAGCTGCAGTGGCAGCGCAAACAGGAGTGGCGCGACGAGGGCGCCATCGAGCGCATCGAGCGCCCCACGCGCCTCGACAAGGCCCGCGAACTCGGCTACAAGGCCAAGCAGGGCGTCGTCGTCGCTCGCGTGAGCGTCCGCAAGGGCGGCTCGCGCAAGCAGCGCCACAAGGCCGGTCGCCGCTCGAAGCGCCAGGGCGTCAACCGCCTTTCGCGCCGCAAGTCGATCCAGCGCATCGCCGAGGAGCGCGCCTCGCGGAAGTACCGCAACCTCCGCGTGCTCAACTCCTACTGGGTCGGTGAGGACGGCTCGCAGAAGTGGCACGAAGTAATCTTAGTGGACCCCGCCCACCCCGCGATCGAGAACGACGACGACCTCGGGTGGATCACCTCGGACGACCACCGCGGGCGCGCCTTCCGCGGGCTCACCTCCGCCGGCACGAAGGGCCGCGGCCAGCGCACGCGCGGCAAGGGCACGGAGAAGACCCGCCCGAGCGTCACCGGTAACGACCGTCAGGGCAAGTAA
- a CDS encoding TetR/AcrR family transcriptional regulator has protein sequence MSGFSEEERERIRAELVAAGRELFERFGFERTRVKDVTEAVDIGTSTFYRFYDSKEALYVEVLRAEREALEASIAEAVAAADTPREEVRVLLKTTLREVRSNPLISSLIVDGELRSLQERIVDSEGDEGIERAAYDSNMPFAARWAELDAFRYDDPELVDELFVSLVFTARSRNAPIGADGDAAHERVEDALIETVVDGLFVDG, from the coding sequence ATGAGCGGGTTCTCCGAGGAGGAGCGCGAGCGGATCCGCGCGGAGCTGGTCGCTGCGGGTCGGGAGCTGTTCGAGCGGTTCGGCTTCGAGCGCACGCGGGTCAAGGACGTGACCGAGGCGGTCGACATCGGGACGAGCACGTTCTACCGCTTTTACGACTCGAAGGAGGCGCTGTACGTCGAGGTGCTCCGCGCGGAGCGCGAGGCGCTGGAGGCGTCGATCGCCGAGGCGGTCGCGGCGGCCGACACGCCGCGCGAGGAGGTGCGGGTCCTCCTGAAGACCACGCTGCGGGAGGTGCGGTCGAACCCGCTCATCTCCTCGCTCATCGTCGACGGGGAGCTCCGGTCGTTACAGGAGCGGATCGTGGACTCCGAGGGCGACGAGGGGATCGAGCGGGCAGCGTACGACTCGAACATGCCGTTCGCCGCGCGGTGGGCCGAGCTCGACGCGTTCCGGTACGACGACCCGGAGCTGGTCGACGAGCTGTTCGTCTCGCTCGTGTTCACCGCGCGTTCGCGGAACGCGCCGATCGGCGCCGACGGCGACGCCGCCCACGAGCGCGTCGAGGACGCGCTGATCGAGACGGTCGTCGACGGGCTGTTCGTCGACGGGTGA
- a CDS encoding COG1361 S-layer family protein has product MRRNTVLVAVVALALVTSGTAGFAVGAAPTGGTPTEEASAASLDADAATATPTADAATGGTTPFQTGGGLVRGSPELSVTTPSATLTPGRTNELTLQVSNDGDMDLGTAQTREIVTTARNVRVTADAGGTPLDVETGTLAIGSVTENRPGEATVAVNVPEDVEQGTYELDVELEYSYTYQQSGGVTIDREETVDAEVDVRISDDARFEVVNVTTDAHVGGEGTLEAEIENVGADVARDATVAFESASGGLAFGDRASDAARVDELAPGETTTVRYDVAFAPGAPVREYALDGTVSFETSEGLQRVDEGVSAGVVPGPEQRFSVTGVDSDLRVGEEGEVTGTVTNEGPNEARNVVIQFAEQSQNVIPIERSVAVGTLAPGESGEFRLPIEIGEEAKAIDRTADIAVQYRNAEFETRAYQDVELLYEVQPERDQFLVEVEDREIEAGGQRALEVTLTNNLDEPVRDVEARLFADAPLDSGNDEGFVSELEPGESTTLTFDLSAAGSSTAKTYPISFDFRYDDADGNSQLSDTTRVPVTVVESEGGLPVGLGLVALVAVVVIGAGAYVLKRE; this is encoded by the coding sequence ATGAGACGCAACACAGTTCTCGTCGCGGTCGTGGCACTGGCGCTTGTAACGAGCGGAACGGCCGGCTTCGCCGTGGGAGCGGCGCCGACCGGCGGAACGCCGACCGAGGAGGCGAGCGCGGCGAGCCTCGACGCGGACGCGGCGACCGCGACGCCGACCGCCGACGCCGCGACCGGCGGGACGACGCCCTTCCAGACGGGGGGCGGGCTCGTCCGAGGCTCGCCCGAGCTGAGCGTGACGACCCCGAGCGCGACCCTCACCCCCGGGCGGACGAACGAGCTCACCCTCCAGGTCTCGAACGACGGCGACATGGACCTCGGCACCGCCCAGACCCGCGAGATCGTCACCACCGCGCGGAACGTGCGCGTGACCGCCGACGCCGGCGGCACCCCCCTCGACGTCGAGACCGGCACCCTCGCGATCGGCTCGGTCACCGAGAACCGGCCGGGCGAGGCGACCGTCGCGGTGAACGTCCCCGAGGACGTCGAGCAGGGGACCTACGAGCTCGACGTCGAGCTGGAGTACTCGTACACCTACCAGCAGTCCGGCGGCGTCACCATCGACCGCGAGGAGACCGTCGACGCCGAGGTCGACGTGCGGATCTCCGACGACGCGCGCTTCGAGGTCGTGAACGTCACGACCGACGCCCACGTCGGCGGCGAGGGCACGCTCGAGGCCGAGATCGAGAACGTCGGCGCCGACGTCGCTCGCGACGCGACCGTCGCGTTCGAGTCCGCGAGCGGCGGCCTCGCGTTCGGCGACCGCGCCAGCGACGCCGCCCGGGTCGACGAGCTGGCGCCGGGCGAGACGACGACCGTGCGGTACGACGTCGCGTTCGCGCCGGGCGCGCCCGTCCGCGAGTACGCCCTGGACGGGACCGTCTCGTTCGAGACGAGCGAGGGGCTCCAGCGCGTCGACGAGGGCGTCTCCGCCGGCGTGGTCCCCGGACCCGAACAGCGGTTCTCGGTCACCGGGGTCGACTCCGACCTGCGCGTCGGCGAGGAGGGAGAGGTCACCGGCACCGTGACGAACGAGGGCCCGAACGAGGCCCGCAACGTGGTGATTCAGTTCGCCGAGCAGTCCCAGAACGTGATCCCGATCGAGCGCAGCGTCGCGGTCGGCACGCTGGCGCCGGGCGAGTCCGGCGAGTTCCGGCTCCCGATCGAGATCGGCGAGGAGGCGAAGGCGATCGACCGGACCGCAGACATCGCAGTGCAGTACCGCAACGCCGAGTTCGAGACCCGCGCGTACCAGGACGTCGAGCTGCTGTACGAGGTGCAGCCGGAACGCGATCAGTTCCTCGTGGAGGTCGAGGACCGCGAGATCGAGGCGGGCGGACAGCGCGCCCTCGAGGTGACGCTGACGAACAACCTCGACGAGCCGGTCCGAGACGTCGAGGCGCGGCTGTTCGCCGACGCGCCCCTCGACAGCGGCAACGACGAGGGGTTCGTCTCCGAGCTCGAGCCCGGCGAGTCGACGACGCTCACGTTCGACCTGTCGGCGGCCGGCTCGAGCACGGCGAAGACGTACCCGATCTCGTTCGACTTCCGCTACGACGACGCGGACGGGAACAGCCAGCTGTCGGACACGACGCGGGTGCCGGTCACCGTCGTGGAGAGCGAGGGAGGCCTCCCGGTGGGGCTCGGTCTCGTCGCGCTCGTCGCGGTGGTCGTGATCGGAGCCGGCGCGTACGTCCTCAAGAGGGAATAG
- a CDS encoding efflux RND transporter permease subunit, whose protein sequence is MGRAGQWVEANVELLNELIVTRPRTVVALFLVATAVFAGGMTAVETQTDATEGFSENLPEQEALDAIETEFEEPFATDGETTQLIHDGTNVLDREELLTMLRLLERLDEREDLRVASANGPATIVAQTLDPTARTPASQRRAVESATDAEVRRAIRRASEREGFSAVVSDDFNPNAASASTTVTVISHDVPRGFDDLQGLQTDVRELADDEPADVRVFGAGIINAETGQIIGDSLLIVMPIVVVLLLGFLVVAYRDPIDLALGLFALLMTLIWTFGFLGFSGIPFDQQQIAVPVLLLAVGVDFGIHFVNRYREETVQGYDAVPAMRIAANQLAIAFVIVTVTAVFGFGANVASDLDPIRNLGIVSAVGIVFTFLIFGLFLPAAKLEVDRLRERYGVPEFGSTPIASEDSALGRLLSVSVTIGERAPAVFIAVLLVASAGLGAYGAGIDTTFEQEDFLPPEEEAGYVEYIPEPFAPGEYTVTETLNLLEDNFAASQDASITIFVEGPLREDHALEALAEPNNDPPGTLAVGPNGGAETTSIVTVIRSHARSDEEFAALVARNDRNGNGIPDRNLERIYEELFDSPAGDRASRYLTDDRRGAQIEYTVESGATQGEIAADATEQADRFRYTATATGQIVVFDAITGIIFESAIQGLVLAVVLTGVFLVITYGILEGMPLLGIVNVFPIVIAVASLVGTMRLLGLPLNALTATILSIAIGIGIAYSVHITARFIDEFKENDDVAASLRTTLTGTGGALTGSMLTTALGTGALALAITPVLGDFGLLIALSVVYSFVLSVVALPPALFLWDRYQNGGSLGGRARGA, encoded by the coding sequence ATGGGTCGAGCGGGCCAGTGGGTCGAAGCGAACGTCGAGCTGCTCAACGAGCTGATCGTCACGCGACCGCGGACCGTCGTCGCGCTGTTCCTCGTGGCGACGGCCGTCTTCGCCGGCGGGATGACCGCCGTCGAGACGCAGACCGACGCCACCGAGGGGTTCTCCGAGAACCTCCCGGAGCAGGAGGCGTTAGACGCGATCGAGACCGAGTTCGAGGAGCCGTTCGCGACCGACGGGGAGACCACCCAGCTGATCCACGACGGGACGAACGTCTTGGACCGCGAGGAACTGCTCACGATGCTCCGGCTGTTGGAGCGCCTCGACGAGCGGGAGGACCTGCGCGTGGCGTCCGCGAACGGCCCCGCGACGATCGTCGCGCAGACGCTCGATCCGACGGCGCGGACGCCGGCCTCCCAGCGTCGCGCGGTTGAGTCGGCGACCGACGCGGAGGTCCGTCGAGCGATCCGGCGGGCGAGCGAGCGCGAGGGGTTCTCGGCCGTCGTCTCCGACGACTTCAACCCGAACGCGGCGTCGGCGTCGACGACGGTGACGGTGATCTCCCACGACGTTCCGCGCGGATTCGACGACCTGCAGGGGCTCCAAACGGACGTCCGCGAGCTCGCGGACGACGAGCCCGCCGACGTGCGCGTGTTCGGGGCCGGGATCATCAACGCCGAGACGGGGCAGATCATCGGTGACTCGCTGCTCATCGTGATGCCCATCGTCGTGGTCCTGTTGCTGGGCTTCCTCGTCGTCGCCTACCGGGACCCGATCGACCTCGCGCTCGGGCTGTTCGCGCTGTTGATGACGCTGATCTGGACGTTCGGATTCTTAGGCTTCTCCGGGATCCCGTTCGACCAACAGCAGATCGCGGTCCCGGTGTTGCTGCTGGCGGTCGGCGTCGACTTCGGGATCCACTTCGTCAACCGCTACCGCGAGGAGACGGTGCAAGGGTACGACGCCGTCCCCGCGATGCGCATCGCGGCGAACCAGCTGGCGATCGCCTTCGTCATCGTCACCGTCACCGCGGTGTTCGGGTTCGGGGCGAACGTCGCCTCCGACCTCGACCCGATCCGGAACCTCGGGATCGTCTCGGCGGTCGGGATCGTGTTCACGTTCCTGATCTTCGGGCTGTTTCTCCCGGCGGCGAAGCTGGAGGTCGACCGGCTCCGCGAGCGGTACGGCGTCCCGGAGTTCGGGTCGACGCCGATCGCCTCGGAGGACTCCGCGCTCGGCCGGCTGCTGTCCGTCTCCGTCACGATCGGCGAGCGCGCGCCCGCGGTGTTCATCGCGGTCCTCCTCGTCGCCTCCGCGGGGCTCGGCGCGTACGGCGCGGGCATCGATACGACGTTCGAACAGGAGGACTTCCTCCCGCCGGAGGAGGAGGCGGGGTACGTGGAGTACATCCCGGAGCCGTTCGCGCCGGGCGAGTACACCGTGACGGAGACGCTGAACCTGCTGGAGGACAACTTCGCGGCGAGCCAGGACGCGTCGATAACGATATTCGTCGAGGGACCGCTACGCGAGGACCACGCCTTGGAGGCGCTCGCCGAGCCCAACAACGATCCGCCGGGGACGCTCGCCGTCGGCCCGAACGGCGGGGCCGAGACGACGAGCATCGTGACGGTGATCCGGTCGCACGCGCGGTCCGACGAGGAGTTCGCGGCGCTGGTCGCGCGCAACGACCGGAACGGGAACGGGATCCCCGACCGCAACCTCGAACGGATCTACGAGGAGCTGTTCGACTCGCCCGCCGGGGACCGGGCGTCGCGGTACCTCACCGACGACCGCCGCGGCGCACAGATCGAGTACACCGTCGAGAGCGGCGCGACGCAGGGGGAGATCGCCGCGGACGCGACGGAGCAGGCGGACCGGTTCCGCTACACCGCGACCGCGACCGGCCAGATCGTCGTCTTCGACGCGATCACGGGGATCATCTTCGAGTCGGCGATCCAAGGGCTCGTCCTCGCCGTGGTGTTGACCGGCGTCTTCCTCGTGATCACGTACGGCATCCTGGAGGGAATGCCCCTGCTGGGGATCGTGAACGTGTTCCCGATCGTGATCGCCGTCGCGTCGCTAGTGGGTACGATGCGGCTGCTCGGGCTGCCGCTCAACGCCCTGACAGCGACGATCCTCTCTATCGCGATCGGGATCGGGATCGCCTACTCCGTCCACATCACCGCCCGGTTCATCGACGAGTTCAAGGAGAACGACGACGTCGCGGCCTCGCTCCGCACGACGCTGACCGGAACCGGGGGCGCGCTCACGGGCAGCATGCTCACGACGGCGCTCGGGACCGGCGCGCTCGCGCTCGCCATCACCCCCGTACTCGGCGACTTCGGGCTGCTGATCGCGTTGAGCGTCGTCTACTCGTTCGTGCTCTCGGTGGTCGCGCTGCCGCCGGCGCTGTTCCTGTGGGACCGCTACCAGAACGGCGGTTCGCTCGGCGGCCGCGCTCGCGGCGCCTGA
- a CDS encoding ribbon-helix-helix domain-containing protein — protein sequence MPKISVEIPGELLEDLDEHVGDDGKFVNRSDAVRASIRKTLDLLDEIDARHDRLDSASDAGDDEADDE from the coding sequence ATGCCCAAAATAAGCGTCGAGATCCCGGGCGAACTGCTCGAGGACCTCGACGAGCACGTCGGCGACGACGGGAAGTTCGTGAACCGCAGCGACGCCGTCCGAGCGTCGATCCGGAAGACGCTCGACCTGCTCGACGAGATCGACGCGCGCCACGACCGGCTCGACTCCGCGAGCGACGCGGGCGACGACGAGGCGGACGATGAGTAG
- a CDS encoding queuosine precursor transporter, producing MSSRTRGAAGTDGPFAADPFDRSAVAAVGLITLFVVALATAQLTAAKVIALPLPVALPVVGPEIVLPGAALAYALTFLASDCYAELYGRRATQVVVNVAFLANFLVLALVWSTLAAPGVNPEVSAAFETALGPATNVVAGSLLAYVVSQNWDVFVFHAIRERTGERLLWLRNVASTASSQALDTAIFVGVAFYAAPVLLGVGDPLPGSVLLALGLGQYLLKLAIAVLDTPIVYLVVGAVRE from the coding sequence ATGAGTAGCCGGACCCGGGGAGCCGCCGGGACCGACGGTCCCTTCGCGGCCGACCCGTTCGACCGCTCCGCGGTGGCCGCGGTCGGACTGATCACCCTGTTCGTCGTCGCGCTCGCGACCGCGCAGCTCACCGCCGCGAAGGTGATCGCGCTCCCGCTGCCGGTCGCACTCCCGGTCGTCGGCCCCGAGATCGTCCTGCCGGGCGCCGCGCTCGCGTACGCGCTCACGTTCCTCGCGTCCGACTGCTACGCCGAGCTGTACGGCCGCCGCGCGACGCAGGTGGTCGTCAACGTCGCGTTCCTCGCGAACTTCCTCGTGCTCGCCCTCGTCTGGTCGACGCTCGCCGCGCCGGGCGTGAACCCCGAGGTCTCGGCCGCGTTCGAGACCGCGCTCGGCCCCGCGACGAACGTCGTCGCCGGGAGCCTGCTGGCGTACGTCGTGAGCCAGAACTGGGACGTGTTCGTCTTCCACGCGATCCGCGAGCGCACCGGCGAGCGCCTGCTGTGGCTGCGCAACGTCGCCTCGACCGCGAGCAGTCAGGCGCTCGACACCGCGATATTCGTCGGCGTCGCCTTCTACGCCGCCCCGGTCCTGCTCGGCGTCGGTGACCCCCTCCCGGGGAGCGTCCTCCTCGCGCTCGGGCTCGGCCAGTACCTCCTCAAGCTCGCGATCGCCGTCCTCGACACGCCGATCGTCTACCTCGTCGTCGGCGCCGTGCGCGAGTAG
- a CDS encoding WD40/YVTN/BNR-like repeat-containing protein, whose product MSTRLYAAYGDGLRLVDPETGEVDERLADRAIECLSVTSDARVLAGTFDAGLFRSVDGGETFERVAAETLGPGGTGPDAVTAVATSPHDPAVVWVGTEPSRIYRSTDGGETVEPVAGLTDVPSSSEWSFPPRPDTHHVRCLEPCPADPERWFVGVEAGALLVTPDGGETWVDRPEGSRRDNHALATHPNAPDRVYSAAGDGFAESRDRGQTWRVVARGLDHAYVWGIAVDPGDPETVLVSAASGANAAHRRGEAYLYRRTTDRTDGDRASGGSTAGPRFERLDDRGMPTGSGTYRAVLAGGREPGEVWALNDEGLYRTDDAGDAFERVPADLPARPARELAVGGGWAI is encoded by the coding sequence ATGTCCACGCGCCTCTACGCGGCCTACGGCGACGGGCTCCGCCTCGTCGATCCCGAGACGGGCGAGGTCGACGAGCGGCTGGCGGACCGCGCAATCGAGTGCCTCTCGGTCACTTCCGACGCCCGCGTGCTCGCCGGCACCTTCGACGCCGGGCTGTTCCGCTCCGTCGACGGCGGCGAGACGTTCGAGCGGGTCGCTGCCGAGACGCTCGGGCCCGGCGGGACGGGGCCGGACGCGGTCACCGCGGTCGCGACGAGCCCGCACGACCCCGCGGTCGTCTGGGTCGGAACGGAGCCCTCGCGGATATACCGGTCGACCGACGGCGGCGAGACGGTCGAGCCGGTCGCGGGCCTGACCGACGTTCCCTCGTCGTCGGAGTGGTCGTTCCCGCCGCGCCCGGACACCCACCACGTCCGGTGTCTCGAGCCCTGTCCGGCGGACCCGGAGCGCTGGTTCGTCGGCGTCGAGGCGGGCGCGCTCCTCGTCACGCCGGACGGCGGCGAGACGTGGGTCGACCGGCCCGAGGGCTCCCGGCGCGACAACCACGCGCTCGCGACGCACCCGAACGCGCCCGATCGGGTCTACTCGGCCGCGGGCGACGGGTTCGCGGAGAGCCGCGACCGAGGGCAGACGTGGCGCGTCGTCGCTCGGGGGCTCGACCACGCCTACGTCTGGGGGATCGCGGTCGACCCGGGCGACCCCGAGACGGTCCTCGTGAGCGCGGCGTCGGGCGCGAACGCCGCCCACCGCCGCGGCGAGGCGTACCTCTACCGGCGGACGACGGACCGAACCGACGGGGACCGGGCGAGCGGCGGTTCGACCGCGGGGCCGCGCTTCGAGCGTCTCGACGACCGGGGGATGCCCACTGGATCGGGGACCTACCGAGCGGTCCTCGCGGGCGGCCGGGAGCCCGGGGAGGTCTGGGCGCTCAACGACGAGGGACTGTATCGGACCGACGATGCCGGCGACGCCTTCGAGCGCGTGCCCGCTGACCTCCCCGCGCGACCCGCGCGTGAGCTGGCGGTCGGCGGTGGCTGGGCGATATAA
- a CDS encoding DUF5781 family protein produces MDLRVQGDVPPDPFLGAADLFETECSLADPVHVKVREDPDERTWAGHYDGYHVLNVSKRAATSAMARELAVHELSHMARYEEGHASHVQSTEEALYLGLSGEEVERRKLAHCYQIANHMKDIYADDITLSVAPADKLLGFLESTLAAAVADRPAVSRDGSPPVTAGADPEITAVNAAFALALVERHDIAGADHRIYDLARAAGSDTDAVDVDAFKERFLALGPDPSESDYRKALVAAARAYAV; encoded by the coding sequence ATGGACCTCCGCGTGCAGGGTGACGTTCCCCCCGATCCGTTCCTCGGCGCCGCCGACCTGTTTGAGACCGAGTGCTCGCTCGCCGACCCCGTCCACGTGAAGGTGCGCGAGGACCCCGACGAGCGGACGTGGGCCGGCCACTACGACGGCTACCACGTCCTTAACGTCTCGAAGCGCGCCGCCACCAGCGCGATGGCCCGCGAGCTGGCCGTTCACGAGCTCTCGCACATGGCTCGGTACGAGGAGGGCCACGCCTCCCACGTCCAGTCGACCGAGGAGGCGCTGTATCTGGGGCTCTCCGGCGAGGAGGTGGAGCGCCGCAAGCTCGCGCACTGCTACCAGATCGCGAACCACATGAAGGACATCTACGCCGACGACATCACGCTCTCCGTCGCGCCCGCGGACAAGCTCCTCGGCTTCCTCGAATCCACCCTCGCGGCTGCGGTCGCCGACCGCCCCGCCGTCTCGCGGGACGGCTCGCCGCCCGTGACGGCCGGCGCCGACCCGGAGATCACCGCCGTCAACGCCGCGTTCGCGCTCGCCTTGGTCGAGCGCCACGACATCGCCGGGGCGGACCACCGGATATACGACCTCGCGCGCGCCGCCGGCAGCGACACCGACGCGGTCGACGTCGACGCGTTCAAGGAGCGCTTCCTCGCGCTCGGTCCCGACCCCTCCGAGAGCGACTACCGGAAGGCGCTCGTCGCCGCCGCGCGGGCGTACGCGGTATAA